Proteins from a genomic interval of Demetria terragena DSM 11295:
- a CDS encoding biotin transporter BioY, with amino-acid sequence MPRFSPRDLALAAMFAALIAVLGMPGGLTFFGAVPITLQSFGYMLAGCLLGPWRAALAMVIFNLLLIAGMPIAAGGRGGIGVLAGASGGYLIGAIFGMFVTGLLAQQVHRRKLTGAAQLAGLMVACVVGCMGVVYLVGIPWSAWRLDSGLLGVAQAAVQFLPGDLVKAGLASVVTVAVVRAYPPIVADRTTSKVVA; translated from the coding sequence GTGCCACGTTTCTCGCCCCGCGACCTCGCCCTCGCTGCGATGTTTGCCGCGCTCATCGCGGTACTCGGTATGCCTGGGGGGCTGACCTTTTTCGGCGCCGTACCGATCACGCTGCAGAGCTTCGGCTACATGCTGGCTGGTTGTTTGCTCGGACCGTGGCGTGCTGCCTTGGCGATGGTCATCTTCAACCTGCTCCTCATCGCCGGTATGCCCATTGCCGCAGGTGGGCGGGGCGGCATCGGAGTCCTCGCCGGTGCCAGCGGCGGCTATCTGATCGGCGCGATCTTCGGCATGTTCGTGACCGGGCTACTGGCCCAGCAGGTGCATCGGCGCAAACTCACCGGTGCGGCCCAACTTGCCGGGCTCATGGTGGCGTGTGTCGTCGGCTGCATGGGCGTCGTCTACCTTGTGGGGATTCCGTGGTCAGCGTGGCGCTTGGACTCGGGACTCCTTGGGGTCGCGCAGGCAGCAGTGCAGTTCTTGCCCGGTGACCTTGTCAAGGCTGGCTTGGCGAGTGTTGTCACCGTTGCGGTGGTGCGCGCATACCCACCGATCGTGGCCGACCGCACGACATCGAAAGTCGTTGCGTGA
- a CDS encoding antitoxin, translating to MALSKWINKAKAYAQQNPDKAKQAIDKIGTTVDKQTGGKYRDKINKASDSVGGALGVDKQPGQVDGQQQAPKQDGGQQPKQDGGQQPPQQGSGSTPPGQ from the coding sequence ATGGCACTCAGCAAGTGGATCAACAAGGCCAAGGCCTACGCGCAACAGAACCCCGACAAGGCCAAGCAGGCGATCGACAAGATCGGCACCACGGTCGACAAACAGACCGGTGGCAAGTACCGCGACAAGATCAACAAGGCCAGCGACTCCGTCGGCGGCGCGCTGGGTGTCGACAAGCAGCCGGGTCAGGTCGACGGTCAGCAGCAGGCGCCGAAGCAGGATGGCGGGCAGCAGCCCAAGCAGGATGGCGGGCAGCAGCCGCCGCAGCAGGGCAGCGGAAGCACCCCTCCGGGTCAGTAG
- a CDS encoding ATP-binding cassette domain-containing protein, which yields MNAPKEATTAPTHESGPTTSILQLRDVGKAYGNINALEGINLTVQQGEVTCVLGDNGAGKSTLIKIMAGLHDYDAGQMHVGGELRHFDSPRDSLDSGIATVYQDLALAPLMSVWRNFFLGNEIRKGPLRLLDARQMARIAGEELSKMGIDIPDLDRPVASLSGGQRQCVAIARAIYFGAKVIILDEPTAALGVKQSGVVLKYIVKARDAGLGVVFITHNPHHAFLVGNHFAVLKLGRLVLDEERKNLTLDELTSQMAGGDELTALTHEIREIDGEPA from the coding sequence ATGAATGCCCCCAAGGAAGCCACCACAGCGCCGACTCATGAGAGCGGCCCGACGACGTCCATCCTGCAGTTGCGGGACGTGGGCAAGGCCTACGGCAATATCAACGCGTTGGAGGGCATCAACCTGACGGTGCAGCAGGGGGAGGTGACCTGCGTTCTGGGTGACAACGGTGCGGGCAAGTCAACGTTGATCAAGATCATGGCGGGCCTGCATGACTATGACGCGGGTCAGATGCATGTCGGCGGCGAGCTACGGCATTTTGATTCACCGCGCGACTCGCTCGACTCGGGCATCGCGACGGTTTACCAGGATCTTGCGCTCGCTCCACTGATGTCCGTGTGGCGAAACTTCTTCCTCGGCAACGAAATTCGCAAGGGGCCGCTGCGCCTGCTTGACGCGCGGCAGATGGCCAGGATCGCTGGAGAAGAGCTGTCCAAGATGGGCATCGACATCCCGGATTTGGACCGACCAGTGGCCTCGCTGTCCGGAGGCCAGCGCCAGTGTGTGGCGATTGCCCGAGCGATCTACTTCGGCGCCAAGGTGATTATTCTCGACGAGCCCACGGCAGCCCTAGGAGTCAAACAGTCTGGCGTCGTCCTGAAGTACATCGTGAAGGCTCGCGATGCTGGGCTTGGCGTCGTCTTCATCACCCATAACCCGCATCACGCCTTTTTGGTGGGCAACCATTTCGCGGTCCTCAAGCTCGGCCGCTTGGTGCTGGACGAGGAGCGTAAGAACCTTACGCTCGATGAGTTGACATCGCAGATGGCCGGCGGTGACGAGTTGACCGCTTTGACTCACGAGATCCGAGAGATCGACGGCGAACCAGCCTGA
- a CDS encoding purine-nucleoside phosphorylase: MSTHSGVFADPQTDPFDVAKAAAEVIANRTGTAKHDVALVLGSGWNQSADLIGETVEEIDNADVPGFGKAAVEGHSGVMRSIRIGDTDRRALVFGTRTHYYEGKGIRAVVHGVRTAAAAGCSTIVLTNGAGGLNPAWTPGTPVLIRDHLNLTAVSPLEGATFIDLTDLYTPRLRELAKTVDPDLDEGVYVQLPGPHYETPAEVQMVKTLGGDLVGMSTTLEAIAARQAGMDILGLSLMTNLAAGISDAPLSHQEVIDAGQAAAERCGTLLAAVVAKI, from the coding sequence GTGAGTACCCATTCGGGCGTTTTCGCCGACCCCCAGACCGACCCATTCGATGTTGCCAAGGCCGCTGCTGAGGTCATCGCGAATCGCACCGGCACCGCGAAGCACGACGTCGCGCTCGTCCTTGGATCCGGCTGGAATCAGAGCGCCGATCTCATCGGTGAGACCGTCGAGGAGATCGACAATGCCGACGTGCCCGGCTTTGGCAAGGCTGCCGTCGAAGGTCACTCGGGTGTCATGCGATCGATTCGGATCGGCGATACCGACCGGCGCGCCCTCGTCTTCGGAACGCGCACTCATTACTACGAAGGCAAGGGCATTCGTGCCGTCGTGCATGGGGTACGCACCGCCGCCGCCGCTGGCTGCTCGACGATCGTGCTCACCAACGGCGCAGGAGGACTCAATCCGGCGTGGACGCCCGGCACTCCGGTCCTCATCCGAGACCACCTCAACCTCACCGCGGTCTCGCCCCTTGAGGGCGCCACGTTCATTGACCTCACCGACCTCTACACCCCGCGGCTACGCGAACTAGCCAAGACCGTGGACCCGGATCTGGACGAGGGGGTCTACGTGCAGCTCCCCGGACCGCACTACGAGACACCCGCGGAGGTGCAGATGGTGAAGACGCTCGGGGGCGATCTGGTCGGCATGTCCACCACTCTGGAGGCCATCGCCGCGCGGCAGGCGGGCATGGACATCTTGGGCCTGTCGCTCATGACCAATCTGGCGGCCGGAATCTCTGACGCACCGCTCTCTCACCAAGAGGTGATCGACGCTGGCCAGGCGGCCGCCGAGCGCTGCGGCACCTTGCTGGCCGCGGTGGTGGCGAAGATCTGA
- a CDS encoding energy-coupling factor ABC transporter ATP-binding protein produces the protein MIELDAVSHRLGERAVLRDVSLQLDEDRIGVIGANGSGKSTLARTFNALVVPDEGEVRVNGLDVRKRARDVRRQVGFMFTDAGSQILMPTVAEDIQLSLRDLPMSKAQKDARSREVLDRFGLQDHADHPAQLLSGGQKQLLAFASVLVRDPQILVCDEPSTLLDLANVLHLQHTLADLPMQVILLTHHLELLDDFDRVVVLDEGQVVADGKPAHAVTFYRDLMASRT, from the coding sequence GTGATCGAGCTCGACGCGGTCTCCCACCGGCTGGGGGAGCGTGCTGTCCTGCGCGACGTGTCCCTGCAGTTGGACGAGGATCGCATCGGGGTCATCGGAGCCAACGGCTCCGGAAAATCGACCTTGGCCCGTACCTTCAACGCCTTGGTCGTCCCCGATGAGGGGGAGGTCCGGGTCAACGGTCTCGATGTTCGCAAGCGGGCCCGGGACGTACGCCGTCAGGTGGGCTTTATGTTCACCGATGCCGGGTCGCAGATCCTCATGCCCACGGTTGCCGAGGACATTCAGCTGTCATTGCGCGACCTTCCAATGTCTAAGGCGCAGAAGGACGCTCGTAGCCGGGAGGTGCTCGACAGATTTGGCCTGCAGGACCACGCCGATCACCCCGCTCAGTTGTTGAGCGGGGGGCAGAAACAGTTGCTGGCTTTTGCCAGCGTGCTGGTGCGTGACCCGCAGATCCTGGTCTGCGATGAACCCTCCACCTTGCTTGATCTCGCCAATGTGCTGCACTTGCAACACACGCTCGCGGACCTGCCGATGCAGGTCATCCTGCTGACTCACCACCTCGAACTGCTCGATGACTTTGATCGAGTCGTCGTGCTCGACGAAGGCCAGGTCGTGGCCGACGGGAAGCCCGCGCACGCGGTCACCTTCTATCGCGACCTCATGGCATCACGAACATGA
- a CDS encoding YnfA family protein: MVVARSLILFGLAAVAEIGGAWLVWQGVREHRGWLWIGVGVIALGIYGFVATLQPDANFGRILAAYGGVFVAGSLMWGMAVDGFKPDRYDVIGALICLVGVAVIMYAPRPG; encoded by the coding sequence ATGGTTGTCGCCCGATCCCTGATCCTGTTTGGCCTCGCTGCCGTCGCCGAGATCGGTGGGGCCTGGTTGGTATGGCAAGGGGTGCGTGAGCATCGCGGCTGGCTGTGGATCGGCGTGGGCGTGATTGCGCTCGGGATCTATGGATTCGTCGCAACACTCCAACCAGATGCCAACTTCGGACGGATCCTCGCGGCGTACGGCGGTGTCTTTGTTGCGGGTTCGCTGATGTGGGGCATGGCCGTGGACGGTTTCAAGCCAGACCGCTATGACGTCATCGGCGCCTTGATCTGCCTGGTCGGCGTCGCCGTCATCATGTATGCCCCACGGCCTGGCTAG
- a CDS encoding NAD(P)H-quinone dehydrogenase — protein MGPVSSRKQSIVFIGGGPGGYESALVAAQLGADVTVVDRDGLGGAAVLTDCVPSKALIATSDFMSRFKAAGRLGVGFEGTGDDQHAEAHLSAVNRRILTLAKAQSRDIQAQVESVGGRVIQGTGRISGPREVEVTPDDGEARTLKADMVLVSVGCTPRVLPSAMPDGERILTWQQIYDLQELPEHLIVVGSGVTGAELAHAYLGLGCEVTLVSSRDRVLPGEDADAATVIENVFRRRGMKVLNRSRASGARRDGDGVVVSLEDGREVHGSHVLLAVGGIPQTSGLGLEEAGVEVNDGGYIQVDRVSRTAAPGIYAAGDCTGILPLASVAAMQGRTAVAHFLGDHVAPLNLRGVCANIFTDPEIATVGYSQADIESGKADGRIVTLPLSTNPRAKMRNINDGFVKLFARPGSNTVIGGVVVAPQASEMIYPIGVAVQNRLTAEQLASTFSVYPSMSGSIGEAARRLHSLES, from the coding sequence ATGGGACCCGTGAGTTCCCGCAAGCAGTCCATCGTGTTCATCGGCGGAGGGCCCGGCGGCTACGAATCCGCACTGGTCGCGGCCCAACTCGGCGCAGATGTCACGGTGGTTGACCGTGATGGTCTCGGCGGGGCTGCGGTCCTGACGGACTGCGTCCCGAGCAAGGCGCTCATCGCGACCTCCGACTTCATGAGCCGCTTCAAGGCGGCGGGCCGCCTGGGCGTCGGGTTCGAGGGGACCGGCGATGACCAGCACGCGGAGGCCCACCTCAGCGCGGTTAACCGGCGCATTCTCACGTTGGCCAAGGCCCAGAGCCGGGACATCCAAGCCCAGGTAGAGAGTGTCGGTGGCCGGGTCATCCAAGGGACGGGGCGGATCAGTGGTCCACGTGAGGTTGAGGTCACTCCCGACGATGGGGAGGCCCGGACGCTGAAGGCCGACATGGTGCTGGTCTCGGTGGGCTGTACGCCGCGTGTGTTGCCTAGCGCCATGCCCGACGGCGAGCGCATTCTGACCTGGCAGCAAATCTATGACCTGCAAGAACTTCCCGAGCACCTGATCGTGGTCGGGTCCGGTGTCACCGGCGCCGAATTGGCACATGCCTACCTCGGCCTGGGATGCGAGGTGACGTTGGTGTCATCGCGCGACCGGGTCCTCCCGGGTGAGGACGCCGATGCGGCAACCGTGATCGAGAACGTCTTCCGTCGCCGCGGTATGAAGGTGCTCAATCGCTCCCGAGCCTCCGGCGCGCGGCGCGATGGCGACGGTGTCGTGGTCAGCCTGGAAGATGGCCGTGAGGTGCACGGTTCCCATGTGCTCTTGGCTGTCGGTGGCATACCGCAGACGTCGGGACTGGGACTGGAAGAGGCCGGTGTTGAGGTCAACGATGGCGGCTACATCCAGGTCGATCGGGTGTCTCGGACGGCCGCGCCCGGAATTTACGCGGCGGGGGACTGCACCGGAATCTTGCCGCTGGCATCCGTGGCAGCCATGCAGGGGCGTACCGCCGTTGCGCACTTCCTTGGCGACCACGTGGCACCGCTGAACCTGCGGGGCGTCTGCGCCAACATCTTCACCGACCCCGAGATCGCGACGGTCGGCTACTCACAGGCCGATATCGAGAGCGGAAAGGCCGACGGCCGGATCGTCACCCTGCCGCTGTCGACTAACCCGCGCGCCAAGATGCGCAACATCAATGATGGTTTCGTCAAACTCTTCGCTCGACCTGGCAGCAATACCGTGATCGGAGGCGTCGTGGTGGCCCCGCAAGCCTCGGAGATGATTTATCCGATCGGGGTCGCGGTACAGAACCGGCTCACGGCCGAGCAACTTGCCAGCACCTTCTCGGTGTATCCGTCGATGAGCGGGTCGATCGGTGAGGCAGCACGCCGCTTGCACTCGCTCGAAAGCTGA
- a CDS encoding acetyl/propionyl/methylcrotonyl-CoA carboxylase subunit alpha, translated as MPSLRKVLIANRGEIAVRIARACADHGVGSVAVYADPDRDALHVRVADEAYSLGGTTPADSYLLQDKLIEVAQQSGADAVHPGYGFLAENAEFAQRVIDAGLTWIGPGPAAIDSLGDKVKARHIALAAQAPLVPGTKDPVAGPDEVLAFAQEHGLPVAIKAAYGGGGRGLKVARTLEEIPELFDSAVREAVTAFGRGECFVERFLDKPRHVETQCLADSHGNVVVVSTRDCSLQRRNQKLVEEAPAPYLTDDQHAELVRASKAILTAAGYVGAGTCEYLVAQDGHISFLEVNTRLQVEHPVSEEVTGIDLVREQLRIAAGEALGYDDPAPSGHSLEFRINGEDAGRNFLPAPGTVTRMVVPQGPGIRWDAGIVEGDTVAGAFDSMIAKLIVTGSTRQQALERARRALAELEIDGMPTVTPFHRAVVADPAFAPSDSQTPFSIHTRWIETEFDNQIEPYAGAPGQVETPAPRQSIVVEVSGKRLEVSLPGDLQLGGGAAPARKKAPKRSRAAGGTAAASGDSLTAPMQGTIVKLAVENGATVKAGDTVVVMEAMKMEQPITSHKDGVVEGLSLAVGETVSAGAVIAQISGA; from the coding sequence ATGCCATCGCTGCGCAAAGTCCTCATCGCCAACCGCGGAGAGATCGCGGTCCGCATCGCTCGTGCCTGCGCTGACCACGGCGTCGGCTCGGTCGCGGTGTACGCCGACCCCGACCGCGACGCCTTGCACGTACGCGTCGCCGACGAGGCGTACTCCCTCGGCGGCACGACACCCGCAGACAGCTACCTATTGCAGGACAAGTTGATTGAGGTCGCGCAACAGTCTGGCGCCGACGCTGTGCACCCGGGCTACGGCTTCCTGGCCGAGAACGCAGAGTTCGCGCAGCGGGTGATCGATGCCGGCCTGACGTGGATCGGCCCCGGCCCCGCAGCCATCGACTCGCTGGGCGACAAGGTCAAGGCGCGGCACATCGCGCTGGCGGCTCAGGCGCCGCTCGTACCCGGAACGAAGGACCCGGTCGCGGGGCCCGACGAGGTTCTCGCGTTCGCCCAGGAGCATGGTCTCCCCGTGGCCATCAAGGCTGCATACGGGGGCGGCGGGCGCGGTCTCAAGGTGGCCCGCACCCTCGAAGAAATCCCCGAACTGTTCGATTCCGCAGTCCGCGAGGCCGTCACCGCGTTTGGGCGCGGCGAGTGCTTTGTCGAACGGTTCTTGGACAAGCCGCGGCACGTGGAGACCCAGTGCTTGGCCGACAGCCACGGCAACGTCGTCGTCGTCTCGACCCGGGACTGTTCCTTGCAGCGACGCAATCAGAAGCTCGTCGAAGAGGCCCCCGCGCCGTACCTCACCGACGACCAACATGCCGAGTTGGTACGCGCCTCAAAGGCGATCCTGACCGCGGCCGGTTATGTAGGCGCCGGAACATGCGAGTACCTCGTCGCGCAAGACGGTCACATCTCCTTCCTTGAGGTCAACACCCGCCTGCAGGTCGAGCATCCTGTCTCCGAAGAAGTCACCGGCATCGACCTGGTGCGCGAGCAGTTGCGCATCGCGGCCGGTGAGGCCCTGGGCTACGACGACCCGGCCCCCTCCGGTCACTCGTTGGAGTTCCGCATCAACGGCGAAGATGCCGGTCGAAACTTCCTCCCTGCGCCCGGAACCGTCACCCGCATGGTTGTTCCGCAGGGGCCAGGCATCCGCTGGGACGCGGGCATCGTGGAAGGCGACACCGTTGCGGGCGCCTTCGATTCGATGATTGCCAAACTCATCGTGACGGGTTCGACCCGCCAGCAGGCACTAGAGCGCGCGCGGCGGGCTCTCGCCGAACTGGAGATTGACGGCATGCCCACGGTCACGCCGTTCCACCGTGCCGTCGTGGCTGATCCGGCGTTCGCCCCGAGCGACTCCCAGACTCCGTTCAGCATTCATACCCGCTGGATTGAAACCGAGTTCGACAACCAGATCGAGCCGTACGCCGGCGCTCCTGGTCAGGTCGAAACCCCAGCACCGCGGCAGAGCATCGTGGTCGAGGTGAGCGGAAAACGCCTCGAGGTTTCCCTGCCTGGCGACCTCCAACTTGGTGGCGGCGCCGCGCCGGCACGCAAGAAGGCGCCCAAGCGCTCGCGTGCCGCAGGCGGCACGGCGGCCGCCTCAGGCGACTCGCTCACTGCGCCCATGCAAGGCACCATCGTCAAGCTCGCGGTCGAGAACGGGGCCACCGTCAAAGCGGGCGACACCGTGGTGGTCATGGAAGCCATGAAGATGGAACAGCCCATCACCTCGCACAAGGACGGGGTGGTCGAGGGTTTGTCCCTGGCCGTCGGAGAGACCGTCAGCGCAGGCGCCGTGATCGCGCAGATCTCCGGCGCCTGA
- a CDS encoding aldo/keto reductase — translation MAETNTNVPLVDLRTGSGTTPLPQLGFGVWQVPDEGASDAVQAALTAGYRSIDTAAIYGNEAGVGAALAATDVPRDEIFLTTKVWNDNQGREKTLAAMETSLEKLGLDQVDLYLIHWPTPAHDTYVETWKALLELRDAGKARAVGVCNFEPEHLQRLLDETGELPAINQIELHPRLQQRELREFHAKHEILTEAWSPLGQGGDILKDPVIVEIAERVGRTPAQVILRWHLQIGNVVIPKSVTPSRIAENFDVFDFELTDADLAAIEQLDSGDRLGPNPNEMN, via the coding sequence ATGGCTGAAACGAACACGAATGTCCCACTTGTTGACCTCCGTACGGGATCGGGCACCACGCCCTTGCCGCAGTTGGGTTTTGGTGTCTGGCAGGTGCCTGACGAAGGTGCCTCAGACGCGGTACAGGCCGCCCTGACCGCCGGATATCGCAGCATCGACACCGCAGCCATCTACGGCAATGAGGCAGGAGTCGGTGCCGCTCTGGCCGCAACCGACGTGCCACGCGATGAGATTTTCCTGACCACCAAGGTGTGGAACGACAACCAGGGCCGCGAGAAGACTCTCGCCGCCATGGAGACCTCACTGGAAAAGCTCGGCCTTGACCAGGTCGACCTCTACCTCATCCACTGGCCCACCCCCGCCCACGACACCTACGTCGAGACCTGGAAGGCGCTCCTTGAGTTGCGCGACGCAGGCAAGGCTCGCGCGGTCGGCGTCTGTAACTTCGAACCGGAGCACCTGCAGCGCCTGCTCGATGAGACCGGCGAACTTCCGGCGATCAACCAGATCGAGCTGCACCCGCGGTTGCAGCAGCGTGAGCTGCGCGAGTTCCACGCCAAGCACGAAATCCTCACCGAGGCTTGGAGCCCGCTCGGCCAGGGTGGCGACATCCTCAAGGACCCGGTGATCGTCGAGATCGCCGAGCGCGTGGGTCGTACCCCTGCCCAGGTGATCCTGCGGTGGCACCTGCAGATCGGCAACGTCGTCATCCCCAAGTCGGTGACCCCGTCCCGCATTGCGGAGAACTTCGACGTGTTCGACTTTGAGTTGACCGACGCCGACCTCGCAGCGATCGAGCAGTTGGACAGTGGCGACCGCCTCGGCCCGAACCCGAACGAGATGAACTGA
- a CDS encoding phospho-sugar mutase, with amino-acid sequence MDVFAAARAWLADDPDPQTRAELDSVLTAAESGDARAVADLQDRFQGMLEFGTAGLRGALGAGPHRMNRVVVRRAAAGLTAYLQESLGRSDVSVVIGFDARHNSDVFARDTAGVVVAAGGRAVVLPRPLPTPVLAFAIRHLGCDAGVMVTASHNPPQDNGYKVYLGDGSQIVSPTDSQIAAAIERFPTAASVRIADDGWQTLGDDLTDAYVEAVASVVPADAPRDVNIVHTSLHGVGHDTVQEAFHRAGFPAPRGVPSQADPDPEFPTVSFPNPEEPGAIDAALDLARTTKPDLVIANDPDADRCAVAVDDPGSGWRMLRGDEVGALLGHEVIARLSAGDTPPDSVLACSIVSSQVLGAMAAAAGLRHEETLTGFKWISRVPGLAYGYEEALGYCVAPDLVRDKDGISAALLIAAMAARLKASGRTLLDVLDDIARDHGVHATDAFSVRVEDLSLIGRIMERLRSQMPTTLAGQAINRTDDLALGDGGLPPTEGMRWYLADGSRIIARPSGTEPKLKVYLEAVVEVGEDLTAARLEARRRLAAVRSAMGQLTAI; translated from the coding sequence ATGGACGTTTTCGCCGCCGCGCGCGCCTGGCTGGCCGATGACCCGGACCCCCAGACCCGCGCTGAGTTGGATTCGGTCCTGACCGCGGCCGAGTCGGGTGATGCGCGCGCCGTTGCGGATCTGCAGGACCGCTTCCAAGGCATGCTGGAATTCGGAACCGCCGGGTTGCGAGGCGCCCTCGGTGCTGGCCCACACCGCATGAACCGGGTCGTCGTACGCCGTGCCGCCGCTGGACTGACCGCCTACCTTCAGGAATCACTGGGGCGAAGCGACGTGAGCGTCGTGATCGGGTTCGACGCACGCCACAACTCGGATGTCTTCGCGCGCGACACCGCGGGCGTCGTGGTCGCTGCGGGTGGCCGCGCCGTGGTGCTACCAAGGCCACTGCCAACTCCCGTGCTGGCGTTCGCTATTCGCCACCTCGGCTGCGATGCCGGAGTCATGGTGACCGCGTCGCACAACCCGCCGCAGGACAACGGCTACAAGGTGTACCTCGGGGACGGATCACAGATCGTCTCTCCGACTGACTCCCAGATCGCCGCCGCGATCGAGCGATTCCCCACGGCGGCCTCCGTTCGTATCGCTGACGATGGTTGGCAGACACTGGGGGACGACCTCACCGATGCCTACGTGGAGGCTGTCGCCTCGGTCGTGCCAGCCGACGCCCCGCGGGACGTCAACATCGTTCATACCTCTCTCCACGGCGTGGGTCACGACACGGTGCAGGAAGCATTCCATCGCGCGGGATTCCCTGCGCCACGAGGGGTTCCAAGCCAAGCAGATCCGGATCCGGAGTTCCCGACAGTCTCCTTTCCCAACCCCGAGGAGCCCGGCGCGATTGACGCAGCGCTCGACCTAGCGCGCACGACCAAGCCGGACCTGGTGATTGCCAATGATCCCGACGCCGATCGTTGCGCGGTGGCGGTCGATGACCCTGGCAGCGGCTGGCGCATGTTGCGCGGGGACGAAGTTGGCGCGCTGCTCGGCCACGAAGTGATCGCCCGACTGAGCGCCGGAGACACCCCGCCGGACAGCGTGCTCGCCTGCTCCATTGTCTCCTCACAGGTGCTTGGCGCCATGGCAGCCGCGGCAGGCCTGCGCCACGAAGAAACCTTGACTGGCTTTAAATGGATCAGTCGCGTCCCAGGATTGGCCTACGGGTACGAAGAAGCACTGGGATATTGCGTGGCGCCGGATCTGGTCCGCGACAAGGACGGCATCAGCGCCGCTTTGCTGATCGCCGCCATGGCCGCTCGATTGAAGGCCTCAGGTCGCACACTGTTGGACGTTCTCGACGACATCGCCCGCGACCACGGCGTGCACGCCACTGATGCGTTCTCGGTGCGTGTCGAAGATCTCTCCTTGATCGGGCGCATCATGGAACGGCTGCGCTCGCAGATGCCGACCACCCTTGCCGGGCAAGCCATTAACCGGACCGATGACCTCGCGCTCGGCGACGGCGGGCTCCCTCCGACCGAGGGCATGCGCTGGTACCTCGCCGATGGTTCCCGCATCATCGCTCGACCCAGCGGCACCGAACCCAAGCTAAAGGTCTACCTGGAAGCGGTCGTGGAGGTTGGCGAAGACCTCACGGCGGCACGGCTCGAGGCGCGCCGCCGACTAGCCGCGGTGCGTTCGGCCATGGGCCAACTCACGGCGATCTAG
- a CDS encoding TetR family transcriptional regulator, giving the protein MPLQRRDVLHAARGIVREFGLGDLTMRRLAKELGVAPGAIYWHVPHKQALLAELADDLLAEVPLPDRRLRWDRQLHRLGLDLRNTLLAQRDGAELVSAGRAAMLDTSDLGKRVVEIVESANHPQAHAHAARDALLHFVIGFTLEEQTHATMAEHGAVPARIGNADQAYEAALTLIVRGVCQ; this is encoded by the coding sequence ATGCCTCTCCAGCGTCGCGACGTCCTGCACGCGGCGCGGGGCATTGTCCGCGAATTTGGACTCGGCGACCTGACGATGCGGCGCCTAGCCAAAGAACTGGGCGTGGCTCCGGGTGCGATTTACTGGCACGTTCCGCATAAGCAGGCGCTCCTGGCCGAACTCGCCGATGATCTTCTCGCCGAAGTTCCCCTGCCGGACCGCCGGCTGCGCTGGGACCGGCAACTGCACCGCCTTGGCCTCGACCTGCGCAACACCCTTCTCGCGCAACGCGATGGCGCGGAACTGGTCAGCGCTGGCCGAGCCGCGATGCTTGACACGAGCGACCTGGGCAAACGGGTTGTGGAGATCGTAGAGAGTGCGAATCACCCCCAAGCGCATGCTCATGCCGCCCGAGATGCCTTGCTGCACTTCGTGATTGGCTTCACGCTCGAAGAACAAACACACGCCACCATGGCTGAACACGGGGCTGTCCCCGCGCGGATCGGCAACGCCGATCAGGCGTACGAAGCGGCACTGACCCTCATCGTCAGGGGAGTCTGTCAGTAA
- a CDS encoding energy-coupling factor transporter transmembrane component T family protein — translation MIGNYVPGSSLLHRVGAGGKILATLALMTVLGIYPRWWLVTAAVALLVVAYPLARLPLRALVRTLRVVLIFAVVLAAVQVWWQGPARAVEIVGQLVVAVLAGNLVMMTTKVSDMVRTISVVAVPLQRWGVRRDQVELVLSLTIGCIPRVARAMTTAREAARARGVKPRLRVIVPSVVVALVREADQIGEAIVARGL, via the coding sequence ATGATCGGCAACTACGTCCCCGGTTCCAGTCTGTTGCACCGCGTCGGCGCAGGCGGCAAGATCCTCGCGACCTTGGCGTTGATGACCGTGCTGGGGATCTATCCGCGATGGTGGCTGGTGACAGCTGCCGTAGCCCTCCTGGTGGTGGCCTACCCCTTGGCGCGACTCCCGTTGCGCGCCTTGGTGCGGACGCTCCGCGTGGTCCTCATTTTCGCGGTGGTCCTCGCTGCCGTTCAGGTCTGGTGGCAAGGTCCGGCCCGCGCGGTGGAGATCGTGGGACAACTCGTGGTGGCCGTACTCGCGGGCAACCTGGTCATGATGACGACCAAGGTCAGCGACATGGTGCGAACCATCTCCGTCGTGGCGGTTCCGCTGCAGCGGTGGGGAGTCCGGCGCGACCAGGTTGAGCTGGTCCTCTCGCTGACAATCGGCTGCATTCCGCGGGTGGCGCGAGCGATGACCACCGCCCGGGAAGCCGCCCGCGCTCGCGGGGTCAAACCTCGCCTTCGGGTGATCGTGCCGAGCGTCGTGGTCGCCCTCGTCCGGGAGGCGGATCAGATCGGCGAGGCGATCGTGGCGCGCGGCCTCTGA